In Halalkalibaculum roseum, a single window of DNA contains:
- a CDS encoding BamA/TamA family outer membrane protein translates to MTKRRLPFICLILLPILLSQAGPANAQFLPKPAGSDSIKQALVPVAGYSSDIGLMGGILYSRYDYTGNIRPFNNYLKTTAVTSTKGFAKVEGLYEQTQTFGRNIRSSYQLFFNRLANNSFFGTGNNSTYSEQLWDEEYYFFESVNLSLDLAFRKPLYRDVDSRFDILGGLGTGYQIPYIRQDNSSFNRRMPNGSDGGFVNYLSAGFVWENRDNEFDPQSGNRVQFKMRFAPKFASEYALTTFRLDMRQYFYIFDFLTIANRLEARHAAGDVPYWELSTLGDDFSLRGYPLNRFQGNSSLSYNLELRSWMFTFSEYAVKIGVHLFTDAGRVFTEEDNAADLFEGYKQTIGFGGALSLFNPDFILRGEMGFSEDVSRIYVGIGYTF, encoded by the coding sequence ATGACTAAACGTCGTTTACCGTTCATTTGTCTGATTCTTTTGCCCATACTGCTATCTCAGGCAGGTCCGGCCAATGCACAGTTTTTGCCGAAACCGGCGGGCAGCGACTCCATCAAACAGGCGCTGGTGCCGGTGGCAGGCTACAGTTCAGATATCGGATTGATGGGCGGCATACTATACAGCCGCTATGATTATACCGGAAATATCCGTCCATTTAATAATTACCTCAAGACAACGGCGGTGACCTCGACGAAAGGATTTGCGAAGGTTGAAGGATTGTATGAACAGACCCAAACCTTCGGCAGGAATATCCGTAGCTCTTACCAGCTTTTTTTTAACCGATTGGCAAACAACAGTTTTTTTGGTACAGGCAATAATTCCACCTATAGTGAGCAGCTCTGGGATGAGGAATACTACTTTTTTGAGTCAGTTAACCTGAGCCTGGATCTCGCCTTTCGAAAGCCGTTGTATAGGGATGTCGATTCCCGCTTTGACATTCTTGGCGGTCTTGGGACAGGATACCAGATTCCCTATATTCGCCAGGACAATTCCAGCTTTAACCGGCGGATGCCTAATGGGAGTGATGGCGGATTCGTCAATTATTTGAGTGCAGGATTTGTCTGGGAGAATCGGGATAACGAGTTTGATCCCCAATCAGGCAATCGGGTTCAGTTTAAAATGCGTTTTGCACCCAAATTCGCCAGTGAGTACGCCCTTACGACCTTTCGCCTGGATATGCGACAGTATTTCTACATCTTCGATTTTCTCACCATCGCCAACAGACTGGAAGCCCGTCATGCTGCCGGGGACGTTCCCTACTGGGAACTTTCGACTCTTGGGGATGACTTCAGCCTGAGAGGATATCCTCTCAACCGGTTCCAGGGCAACTCTTCTTTATCCTATAACCTGGAGCTGCGATCGTGGATGTTCACATTTTCCGAATATGCCGTAAAAATTGGTGTGCATCTTTTTACCGATGCGGGACGTGTATTCACCGAGGAAGATAATGCTGCCGACCTGTTTGAAGGCTATAAACAGACCATTGGCTTTGGAGGAGCCCTCTCCTTATTCAATCCAGATTTTATCTTACGGGGAGAGATGGGCTTTTCTGAGGATGTCAGCCGGATCTATGTCGGCATTGGCTACACTTTCTAA
- a CDS encoding uroporphyrinogen-III synthase has translation MTSGTTVLLTAAKEDSEEIRQLLKEKKMEVFHFPLEIYVPVKNKTDIEETFSQFSEFKNIVHGSIRNARFFIREVESMGKIEEVRKILNLTLDEDTATYLEESGVPAVCTYAGNKSINLVEFMLRLRRMGATLYPCGSHHKEEIPGFLEELDIPVKELELFDLEGPEEADLKSYRQKLAEKQPEAVLFHSRRSVTRTLAAFPELDYESVRVISADKGISKKLSENGIEVDDEADGSWVSLAELL, from the coding sequence ATGACATCAGGTACTACCGTATTATTAACTGCTGCAAAAGAGGATTCGGAAGAGATCAGGCAGTTGCTTAAGGAGAAGAAAATGGAAGTTTTTCATTTTCCTCTGGAGATCTACGTCCCTGTCAAAAATAAAACCGACATCGAAGAGACCTTCTCCCAATTTTCGGAGTTTAAGAATATTGTTCATGGCAGCATTCGGAATGCCAGATTCTTTATCAGGGAAGTCGAGTCAATGGGTAAGATAGAGGAGGTCAGGAAAATACTGAATCTTACTTTGGATGAAGATACAGCCACTTATTTAGAAGAGTCTGGAGTTCCGGCTGTTTGTACCTATGCCGGCAATAAATCCATCAACCTGGTTGAATTTATGCTGAGGTTGCGCAGGATGGGAGCAACACTTTATCCTTGCGGTTCACATCACAAAGAAGAGATACCCGGTTTCCTGGAAGAGCTGGATATTCCTGTTAAGGAACTGGAGCTTTTCGACCTGGAGGGTCCGGAGGAGGCTGATCTGAAGTCTTACCGTCAAAAACTGGCTGAGAAACAGCCGGAGGCCGTTCTTTTTCATTCCCGACGGTCGGTTACCCGAACGCTTGCAGCCTTCCCCGAGCTGGATTATGAGTCTGTCCGGGTTATTTCTGCAGATAAGGGTATTTCGAAGAAACTTTCAGAAAATGGTATTGAAGTGGATGATGAGGCTGACGGAAGCTGGGTATCTCTTGCCGAATTATTATAA
- a CDS encoding endonuclease MutS2, with protein sequence MHLQPNRLIEKIGFNAIREAAAKQARSSIAKDKLNKLMPSSRKEEVEKNLASTREMMNLLQNEAAFPLNNLHDVRDFLKTSSAEGSLLPMDAFLEILELAVTARRVKSFIKDREEDYSELKEVSIGLIPLNNLEEEIRSIITENGELRSDASDALKSIRGRLNRKRNDLRNTINKVMSRAAKEGMASDEGPTIRSGRMVIPIQAEYKRKIQGFVHDVSSTGQTVYLEPVEALNINNEIRQLESEEKREIERILRQLTNHVRADRESIEQNLDVLTSLDIIAAKAQLGINLDCYVPVICDSSKLYLKDASNPILKLKNLGLKKDQREDVIPLDLELNEEEQCLVITGPNAGGKSVAMKTLGLCVMMTQSGFAIPAKDSTELPIYSGLFVDMGDDQSIENDLSTFSSRLEWMRDTLKKADHNSLVLIDEAAAGTDPEEGGALFQALIELLMQRKAKILVTTHHGSLKIFAHDHLNAVNGSMEFDQNTLSPTYRFKKGVPGSSYAFEIAQRMELDDTLLSKARTLLGESKSNMETLISELETKSQEAEELKRKYDNLKEQTEAARHKYDEKRSAIEKEKETIREKALQEAKQIMQSANRKIEEAVEQIVEKGQKDSETIREARKDVEKHKDEVEEQLSELETKRKERKQASKEPPKEGDTVRLEDANTTGELVDVDGNKAVVMAGGLRLKTDYDNLVKVEDASKKKKKQRVTVNIMNRDTSSVVRTRLEVRGMRGPEAMKEVEYYLDNALAAGLNEVQIIHGKGEGILKNMIHEYLEKRKDVQDFHLAPIEQGGAGCTIVKL encoded by the coding sequence ATGCATTTACAGCCGAACAGACTTATTGAGAAGATTGGCTTCAATGCCATCAGGGAGGCAGCTGCTAAACAGGCGCGTTCTTCCATCGCTAAAGACAAGCTTAACAAATTAATGCCCTCTTCCCGGAAAGAGGAAGTGGAAAAGAACCTGGCCTCCACCCGTGAAATGATGAACTTGCTTCAAAACGAGGCCGCCTTTCCCTTGAACAACCTACATGATGTCAGGGATTTTTTGAAAACGTCTAGTGCCGAAGGAAGTCTGCTTCCGATGGATGCATTCCTGGAGATACTGGAACTGGCAGTGACGGCACGTAGAGTGAAATCTTTTATCAAAGACCGGGAGGAAGACTATTCTGAACTCAAAGAAGTTTCTATTGGCCTTATCCCTTTGAACAATCTTGAGGAGGAAATCCGCAGTATCATTACTGAAAATGGAGAACTGAGAAGCGATGCCAGTGATGCGCTCAAATCCATTCGCGGCCGACTGAACAGAAAGCGAAATGATTTGCGCAACACCATCAACAAGGTCATGAGCCGCGCCGCTAAGGAAGGAATGGCTTCGGATGAAGGACCTACCATACGGAGCGGCAGAATGGTTATTCCTATTCAGGCGGAGTACAAACGGAAGATCCAGGGTTTTGTGCACGATGTCTCCTCCACAGGGCAAACAGTTTATCTTGAACCGGTTGAAGCCTTAAACATTAACAATGAAATTCGCCAGCTCGAATCGGAGGAGAAACGTGAAATTGAGCGCATACTTCGCCAGCTTACCAATCATGTTCGAGCTGACAGAGAATCTATTGAACAGAATCTTGACGTTCTGACCAGCCTCGATATAATCGCAGCCAAAGCCCAGCTTGGAATTAATCTCGACTGTTATGTCCCGGTCATCTGCGACAGTTCCAAACTCTATCTTAAGGATGCCTCCAACCCAATTCTGAAACTGAAAAATCTTGGACTCAAAAAAGATCAACGGGAAGATGTTATTCCGCTTGACCTAGAACTGAATGAAGAGGAACAGTGCCTGGTCATCACAGGACCCAACGCCGGGGGTAAGTCAGTAGCCATGAAGACGCTGGGTCTATGCGTAATGATGACCCAGTCGGGATTTGCCATTCCTGCCAAAGACAGTACCGAACTGCCTATTTACTCAGGCCTGTTCGTAGATATGGGTGATGACCAGTCGATAGAAAATGATCTCAGTACCTTCTCCTCCCGTCTGGAGTGGATGCGGGATACCCTGAAAAAAGCAGACCATAACAGCCTGGTACTTATAGATGAAGCTGCAGCGGGCACGGACCCGGAGGAAGGAGGTGCCTTGTTTCAGGCCCTTATCGAACTGCTCATGCAGCGAAAGGCTAAGATACTGGTCACCACTCATCACGGTTCGCTGAAGATATTTGCACACGACCACCTGAATGCGGTAAACGGGTCCATGGAGTTTGATCAGAATACCCTCTCTCCCACCTACCGGTTTAAAAAGGGTGTGCCGGGCAGCAGTTATGCTTTTGAAATTGCCCAGCGCATGGAGCTGGATGACACACTGCTCAGTAAAGCCAGAACCCTGCTCGGTGAATCTAAAAGCAATATGGAAACGCTGATCAGCGAACTGGAGACCAAAAGTCAGGAGGCCGAGGAACTCAAAAGAAAATACGACAACCTAAAGGAGCAGACCGAAGCGGCCCGTCATAAGTACGATGAAAAACGATCGGCCATTGAGAAGGAGAAGGAGACTATCCGTGAAAAGGCCCTGCAAGAGGCTAAACAAATAATGCAATCAGCAAACCGAAAAATTGAGGAAGCGGTAGAGCAGATTGTTGAGAAAGGTCAGAAAGATTCGGAAACCATCCGGGAGGCTCGGAAAGACGTTGAGAAGCATAAGGATGAGGTAGAAGAACAACTCAGCGAGCTTGAAACAAAAAGGAAAGAACGCAAACAGGCCTCAAAGGAACCCCCGAAAGAGGGAGATACGGTTCGTCTCGAGGATGCCAATACCACAGGTGAACTGGTTGATGTAGACGGAAATAAGGCTGTGGTCATGGCCGGGGGACTTCGACTGAAAACCGACTATGACAACCTGGTCAAGGTTGAAGATGCTTCCAAGAAGAAAAAGAAGCAGCGTGTGACCGTTAATATCATGAACCGGGACACCTCTTCGGTGGTGAGGACCCGTCTGGAGGTCAGGGGCATGAGAGGTCCGGAAGCAATGAAGGAGGTGGAGTATTACCTGGATAATGCACTGGCTGCCGGATTAAATGAGGTTCAGATTATACACGGGAAGGGAGAGGGAATTCTTAAGAATATGATTCACGAGTACCTGGAAAAACGTAAGGATGTGCAGGATTTCCACCTGGCACCAATCGAACAGGGCGGTGCGGGCTGCACGATTGTGAAACTATAA
- a CDS encoding PhzF family phenazine biosynthesis protein, producing MKQKLYQVDAFAGKLFEGNPAAVCPLSEWLPDKKLRQIAMENNLSETAYFVQEEESYRIRWFTPTSEVDLCGHATLASAHVLFEHLQFDNSEITFSSNSGPLTVRKEKGLLVMNFPASVGERVADADALLKALGAESDEIYRATDYLVVLKDEGQVRDLEPDLPQLNRIETRGVIVTAPGNEFDFVSRFFAPAVGVDEDPVTGSAHTMLAPYWSGRLGKEKMLARQVSKRGGTVHCKVLGERVEISGEAITYFEGIIEI from the coding sequence ATGAAACAAAAGCTCTATCAGGTCGATGCCTTTGCAGGCAAATTATTTGAAGGCAACCCGGCAGCGGTATGTCCGCTTTCAGAGTGGCTCCCCGATAAGAAGCTCCGGCAAATTGCTATGGAGAATAATCTTTCCGAGACCGCCTATTTTGTTCAAGAAGAAGAAAGCTACCGCATTCGCTGGTTTACACCGACTTCGGAGGTTGACCTCTGCGGACATGCCACACTGGCTTCGGCACATGTTCTTTTTGAACATTTACAATTTGACAATTCTGAAATAACCTTCAGCTCCAACAGCGGACCTCTAACCGTTCGTAAAGAAAAAGGTTTGCTGGTTATGAATTTTCCTGCTTCCGTGGGAGAGAGGGTTGCCGATGCCGATGCGCTGTTAAAGGCTTTAGGCGCAGAAAGCGATGAAATATACCGGGCGACCGATTATCTGGTTGTGCTAAAGGATGAAGGTCAGGTAAGAGATCTGGAGCCTGACTTACCTCAACTCAACCGGATTGAAACCAGAGGAGTCATCGTCACGGCACCCGGCAACGAATTTGATTTCGTATCCCGCTTTTTTGCCCCTGCAGTAGGCGTTGATGAAGATCCTGTAACCGGTTCAGCTCATACTATGCTGGCCCCGTACTGGTCAGGAAGACTTGGAAAAGAAAAAATGCTGGCCAGACAAGTATCGAAACGCGGCGGCACTGTACACTGTAAGGTACTTGGTGAGCGGGTGGAAATTTCCGGTGAGGCAATTACCTACTTTGAAGGAATAATAGAGATCTAG
- a CDS encoding sulfite exporter TauE/SafE family protein, producing the protein MEITFIILLLLGIVAGILAGLFGLGGGILFTPILFIVFSDAGIENPVVLTIGSSLFCTFIAAAGSSIRQFRQQNFYWADGLKVGLLGTVGVTAGKWVITSEYYSQQVFAIFFSLLLIYVAYIFIRRGRQEKTAAFDDREPLKWRESLVTGGLGGFVAALAGIGGGGVMVPMLNLYYKKTFKKAVSVSSLAIVFISLSGWMQLTFTGSGGGMTSYSLGSVDFGAALPMAIGGLAGGFFGAMLNLKIDRKFLQFAFSVLALAMAAKLLSEVY; encoded by the coding sequence TTGGAAATTACGTTTATAATCTTACTATTACTCGGAATCGTAGCCGGAATCCTGGCCGGACTATTCGGCCTTGGCGGCGGCATCCTCTTTACCCCCATACTCTTCATTGTATTCAGTGATGCGGGGATTGAAAATCCGGTAGTTTTGACCATAGGTTCCTCTCTGTTTTGCACCTTTATTGCTGCCGCAGGAAGTTCAATTCGCCAATTCAGGCAGCAAAATTTTTATTGGGCGGATGGTTTAAAGGTGGGATTGCTGGGAACCGTCGGAGTAACCGCAGGTAAATGGGTGATTACCTCTGAGTACTACAGCCAGCAGGTATTTGCCATATTCTTTAGTCTCCTGCTAATCTATGTGGCCTACATTTTCATTAGGAGGGGGCGCCAGGAAAAAACAGCAGCATTTGATGATCGGGAACCACTGAAATGGAGAGAGTCTCTGGTAACCGGTGGCTTGGGTGGTTTTGTAGCTGCACTTGCAGGAATCGGAGGAGGAGGGGTGATGGTTCCTATGTTAAACCTTTACTATAAAAAAACATTTAAAAAAGCAGTCAGTGTCTCTTCTCTGGCTATCGTATTTATCTCATTGTCCGGCTGGATGCAGCTGACATTTACCGGAAGCGGGGGAGGGATGACCTCCTACAGTCTGGGAAGTGTTGATTTCGGCGCCGCCCTGCCCATGGCGATCGGGGGATTAGCCGGCGGGTTTTTTGGTGCTATGCTGAATCTAAAAATTGACCGAAAATTCCTGCAGTTTGCCTTTTCCGTGTTGGCACTGGCTATGGCTGCAAAGCTTCTTTCTGAGGTTTATTAA
- a CDS encoding sensor histidine kinase, translating to MSESNESSRRWIPLALDFILSKYTLANRRTILVLSLWIGVITLSIMSTVWIAPSEFMLIESGSDATSLFFLFYPPLILGTLMLFWLGFEWGFIPLFLSAFIITFSMGMTYYWGLLFGVAFILGLGIYGITYYCVSFDPALRDLKSFVFYVMISFFAAMASSLGSFVWSDFFNLETYKTTLLWKGWWTGMFLQSMLITAPILYLFTPVIYRLRDKYFTDIPNPKVSLNWIYSAIASVAVVLLLFIGGAKMLGTEALNAQLATLQPSFGNGLLQTNESLQIISWISIGLVVSLGIGGIYLVGSWNQQLQSQVDEKTKQLRRNEELLRDALSERDLFLDTIHDRMRDNLTKILALLELQLKNDVDKSISEILKDSYSRISCLALIHETMDQSQSFRNLDVRKYAVKLSNRLQKRFQDENRQIDVMLNIDHVIVDIDKAVPLAMIMNELMVNAFIHGFRDRTTGVIIIDFDKKEDGVLLRVRNNGAALPDSFDMMIQKSLGIKLVKTLVRQLQGEFDIVDREKPAFSIMIPDNMLVEA from the coding sequence ATGTCGGAAAGCAATGAGAGTAGCAGGCGTTGGATACCCCTTGCGCTTGATTTTATATTATCGAAATACACGCTGGCGAATCGAAGAACCATTCTGGTACTGAGTTTATGGATTGGAGTGATAACGCTAAGCATCATGTCAACCGTATGGATTGCCCCGTCGGAGTTTATGCTGATCGAGAGTGGGAGCGATGCGACCAGTCTTTTTTTCCTTTTCTATCCGCCTCTAATTTTGGGCACCCTTATGCTGTTCTGGCTGGGATTTGAATGGGGATTCATACCTCTATTTCTTTCCGCTTTTATCATCACCTTCAGCATGGGAATGACCTATTATTGGGGTCTGCTCTTTGGGGTGGCTTTCATACTTGGACTCGGTATTTACGGCATTACCTACTACTGTGTTTCTTTTGACCCGGCGCTCAGGGATCTGAAAAGTTTCGTCTTTTACGTGATGATCTCTTTCTTTGCAGCCATGGCCAGTTCATTGGGATCTTTTGTTTGGAGTGACTTTTTCAACCTGGAAACCTATAAGACCACGTTGCTTTGGAAAGGCTGGTGGACCGGCATGTTTTTGCAGTCCATGCTGATTACGGCTCCCATTCTCTACCTGTTTACACCAGTGATTTATCGGTTGCGTGATAAGTATTTTACGGATATCCCGAATCCGAAGGTATCGCTGAATTGGATATACAGTGCCATAGCCAGCGTTGCGGTAGTTCTGCTCCTGTTTATTGGCGGGGCAAAGATGCTGGGTACTGAAGCATTGAATGCCCAGCTGGCAACGCTTCAGCCTAGCTTTGGCAATGGTTTGCTGCAAACCAATGAGTCGCTCCAGATCATTTCCTGGATATCTATCGGGTTGGTTGTTTCGCTGGGAATTGGAGGGATCTATCTGGTTGGTAGCTGGAACCAGCAGCTGCAAAGCCAGGTGGATGAAAAAACCAAACAGTTGAGAAGAAACGAAGAGCTGCTGAGGGATGCCCTGAGTGAACGTGACCTCTTCCTTGATACCATTCATGACCGCATGAGGGATAATCTTACCAAGATTCTTGCTCTCCTTGAACTGCAGCTGAAAAATGATGTGGATAAGTCCATATCAGAAATATTGAAGGATTCCTATTCCAGAATTTCGTGTCTCGCATTGATTCATGAAACAATGGACCAGTCCCAATCTTTCCGTAACCTGGATGTCAGAAAATATGCGGTTAAGCTGTCAAACCGTCTTCAAAAGCGATTCCAGGATGAAAACAGGCAGATTGATGTTATGCTCAATATCGATCACGTGATCGTGGATATTGATAAGGCAGTGCCTTTGGCCATGATTATGAATGAGCTTATGGTAAACGCCTTTATTCATGGCTTCCGTGACCGTACCACCGGTGTCATAATTATCGATTTTGATAAAAAGGAGGATGGGGTTCTTCTAAGGGTTCGTAATAATGGGGCTGCATTGCCTGATAGTTTTGATATGATGATCCAAAAGAGTCTGGGAATCAAGCTGGTTAAGACGCTGGTCAGGCAGCTGCAGGGTGAGTTCGATATAGTGGATCGTGAGAAGCCGGCCTTTAGTATTATGATTCCGGATAATATGTTGGTAGAGGCCTGA
- the ftsZ gene encoding cell division protein FtsZ — translation MANLNSRFSFDIDGQDNAKIKVVGVGGGGGNAVNNMIDKGLSSVEYIALNTDAQALKNSMADITTQVGTNLTNGLGAGARPEIGREAVEENRHEIEEAIEGADMVFVTAGMGGGTGTGGAPVVSGIAKRKGILTVAIVTTPFLCEGPKRMKYALEGITELKKNSDTVIVIPNERLLDIADENTTLMEAFNKANEVLYNATRGISDLILMPGLINLDFADVRTTMLDGGAAIMGSATATGADRAEIAAREAINSPLLDGVSIRGARNVLVNISSGADLGMRETTTATSIIQQEAGEDAEIILGTVLDESFDDELRVTVIATGFDLADNRKEARVAPNSGSEKKKSADAEEKSSSLSMPKAKDFTGQTRYSSTNEPFYKGEKNLKNMDSPAFHRRGLKNVRPLNDEEEEQEREQSKQQQGDTLLNNRRERIDKTDTDQPAFLRKIMD, via the coding sequence ATGGCTAACCTTAACTCTCGTTTTAGTTTTGACATCGACGGTCAGGACAATGCGAAAATAAAAGTAGTTGGTGTTGGAGGCGGAGGAGGAAATGCCGTCAACAACATGATAGATAAAGGGCTAAGCAGTGTAGAATATATCGCACTGAATACCGATGCCCAGGCACTTAAGAACAGTATGGCGGACATCACCACCCAGGTCGGGACTAATCTGACCAACGGACTTGGTGCCGGAGCCCGTCCCGAAATTGGACGTGAGGCCGTTGAAGAAAATCGTCACGAAATTGAAGAAGCCATCGAAGGCGCTGATATGGTTTTTGTTACGGCCGGAATGGGCGGCGGTACCGGAACCGGGGGTGCTCCCGTGGTTTCAGGCATTGCCAAGCGCAAAGGCATCCTGACCGTTGCCATCGTAACAACCCCATTCCTCTGCGAGGGACCGAAACGCATGAAATATGCCCTCGAGGGAATTACCGAACTAAAAAAGAATAGTGATACAGTCATCGTCATTCCCAACGAGCGACTGTTGGATATTGCCGATGAGAATACCACGCTGATGGAGGCTTTTAACAAAGCCAATGAAGTACTATATAACGCCACACGCGGTATCTCAGATCTAATCCTGATGCCGGGTCTCATCAATCTTGACTTTGCCGATGTGAGAACCACCATGCTTGACGGTGGTGCTGCCATTATGGGTTCGGCAACAGCTACCGGTGCCGATCGTGCTGAGATTGCCGCCCGCGAAGCGATCAACTCGCCCCTGCTTGACGGAGTAAGCATACGCGGTGCACGCAACGTCCTGGTTAATATATCCTCAGGTGCCGATCTCGGCATGCGTGAAACCACCACGGCAACCAGTATCATACAGCAGGAAGCCGGAGAAGACGCCGAGATTATCCTGGGTACGGTACTGGATGAAAGCTTCGATGATGAACTGCGGGTAACCGTCATCGCAACCGGTTTCGATCTTGCCGATAATCGCAAGGAAGCTCGAGTTGCGCCAAACTCCGGTTCGGAGAAGAAGAAATCTGCCGATGCAGAGGAGAAAAGCAGTTCGCTGAGTATGCCCAAGGCCAAAGACTTTACCGGACAAACCCGGTACTCGTCAACCAATGAGCCATTCTATAAGGGCGAAAAAAACCTCAAGAACATGGATTCTCCCGCTTTCCATCGCCGTGGACTCAAGAATGTGCGTCCGCTTAACGATGAGGAGGAAGAGCAGGAGCGCGAACAGTCCAAGCAGCAGCAGGGCGACACGTTGCTGAATAATCGCAGAGAACGCATTGATAAGACAGATACCGATCAACCGGCCTTCCTGCGAAAAATTATGGATTAA
- the ftsA gene encoding cell division protein FtsA has translation MDKEKIMEEKDRIVVGLDIGTTKVCAIVASIDSQDRIHILGVGKAPSDGLNRGVVVNIDKTVNAIQTAIEQAQLASGIEVNSVNVGIAGDHIRSMRSKGVITINNRDNEITVDDVERLLEDCQRIMLPTDQQIIHVIPQEFVVDGQDGISDPVGMSGKRMEAEVHIITGLVSAAKNIYRCVERAGYQVADIILEPLASSYSVLDDEEKEAGVVLVDIGGGTTDVAIFQDNTIRHTAVIAIAGKKVTDDIRVGLSVLDDQAEKLKRNHGEAYIDLIEEDEAITVPGIAGRPPKEITKSILGKIIQARMEEILEIVAIEIKRSGYAESLSAGLVITGGGSLIKNICPLANEVLGMDAKIGKPLGLSGGLIEEVNNPIYATGVGLVMHAIRTGGSGQNQVMVPSSTEGTSVEKVMNSIADRMKSWFKEL, from the coding sequence GTGGACAAGGAAAAGATTATGGAAGAGAAGGATAGAATTGTCGTTGGACTCGATATCGGAACAACCAAAGTGTGCGCGATCGTAGCTTCTATCGACAGCCAGGATCGCATTCATATTCTCGGTGTAGGAAAAGCCCCCAGCGACGGTTTGAATCGCGGAGTGGTGGTCAACATCGACAAGACCGTGAATGCCATCCAAACGGCCATTGAACAGGCCCAGCTTGCTTCCGGCATTGAAGTCAATTCGGTTAATGTGGGTATCGCCGGTGACCATATACGAAGCATGCGCAGCAAAGGCGTCATCACCATCAATAATCGAGACAATGAAATTACAGTTGACGATGTAGAGCGGTTGCTTGAAGACTGCCAGCGCATCATGCTGCCAACCGATCAGCAGATCATCCACGTCATACCACAAGAATTTGTAGTTGACGGCCAGGACGGTATCAGTGATCCGGTCGGTATGAGCGGCAAACGCATGGAGGCCGAAGTTCACATTATTACCGGACTCGTCTCTGCCGCCAAAAACATCTATCGCTGTGTAGAACGCGCCGGATACCAAGTTGCAGATATCATATTAGAACCCCTAGCTTCTTCCTACTCCGTGCTTGATGATGAGGAAAAAGAAGCCGGTGTTGTGCTGGTGGATATTGGTGGAGGTACAACCGACGTAGCTATTTTCCAGGATAATACCATCCGACATACCGCAGTAATCGCTATTGCCGGTAAGAAGGTAACCGATGATATCCGTGTTGGACTTAGCGTACTTGACGATCAGGCGGAAAAACTGAAGCGTAACCACGGGGAAGCCTACATTGACCTTATTGAAGAGGACGAAGCTATTACCGTACCCGGCATCGCGGGACGTCCCCCAAAGGAGATTACCAAAAGCATACTAGGAAAGATCATACAGGCCCGCATGGAAGAGATCCTGGAGATCGTGGCCATCGAAATCAAACGCAGCGGATATGCCGAATCACTCAGCGCCGGACTCGTTATTACCGGTGGCGGTTCGCTGATCAAAAATATTTGTCCACTAGCCAATGAGGTACTGGGCATGGATGCAAAAATCGGGAAACCGCTCGGTTTAAGCGGTGGACTCATTGAAGAAGTAAACAATCCGATTTATGCCACCGGTGTCGGTTTGGTTATGCACGCCATCAGAACAGGCGGCAGCGGACAGAACCAGGTAATGGTTCCCTCCTCAACAGAAGGAACCAGTGTAGAGAAGGTGATGAATTCCATTGCTGACCGCATGAAGAGTTGGTTTAAAGAGCTCTAG